A DNA window from Doryrhamphus excisus isolate RoL2022-K1 chromosome 2, RoL_Dexc_1.0, whole genome shotgun sequence contains the following coding sequences:
- the LOC131119951 gene encoding uncharacterized protein LOC131119951, protein MLLRVPAPPPFCSSEQKTFRENAFCIASDKDKDKGPTFDGNCSLPLCWTSSADIEMPRKKGFRMRRTPRAAQAVDCAVATKGREEVSSLSPVEVPTGGLQKVVKGSFHQGNTRFKYAGTQCMAIAFCATALHSIKNVLLWDTADLDMAVVEGDQLYATLRERHLISHPSHFLCATELPKQEVIAGHKFEFCVKDDYALGDVNVVSSYYIENGIHVTLHDALHTMFGKYSTCILTVCQSSCAIICDAGQYCLVDSHSRSCNGMVCSDGTSVVLCFGGLDALANHISNLAAGFGGAEKLFEIAGVVVTVVADRKRHLEMMTGDDGKKFKMADISSTCASDVEVISVVTTQHAFCPMLQNDSKDVCQLLNIDCEVKTVPVNLRVGPLGAPCKKESIVADGNCFFRAISQAVSGTQKNHRRIRLHVVKHMEKHCGDYEKLLRSEYSCLTEYISVSKMKYVNSWATEVEIQAAADSLGINIFTFYGGRWLRYSSRSESSRGIYLDNSSGNHYECVTCVNEGQLGSCFGICQNGTSQVSQYGTRSHRHQVICADSEVAVGLNDVVETGKEKHQSMVPRVSPSKYLKRKRALDNRCKYVADMSIRETKKVMTMKNYREQAVFRQRKKTRSVEKYRNDVIHKNRVKTSSIYKYRNDSLHRDRVKMCSVSKYRRDSLHRDRVKMCSVSKYRSDSLHRDRVKLCSVSKYRSDSLHRDRVKMYSASKYRSDSLHRARVVMQGVKKYKMDTRHRASVKLASMKKYHSNLERKMRVIADVKARRHAAKLREEEFDVVVENFLEKVKNGPQFVCCVCHRLMFKHQVLQCHREHYSKSASASLVNTCINEDYLHKCSAECTVPCLLLESGRGQLWVCYTCHFKISKGEFPPECVANNLGVDPIPPELACLNSLEQHLIALNIPFMKMLALPKGGQNGVHGPVTCVPANVVETTNLLPRSNMEGSMLRVKLKRKLTYKGHYEYHFVDSMHIREALRYLKESNVHYEDIEYNEEWVNDFCREPDASQVEDSVPAVDVTPPLDAEDELLHDRQQHCMFQDTCLMPVDIGQEALDQYYDNILNVAPAEGNNPVRLLSDHSNEARCFPVLFPRGRFTFHDTRQYRLTASRYFNNRIMHADKRFGQNVEYIFYAQYLCELVQVVSSISIALRKGIAGLVAKMAKDLLTNDESLKTLLECDQGYRFLKPIRGTPAFWQSTQRDILACVRQLGVPTWFCSFSSADLRWQNLVDCVLRQEGRTQTAAELEWADRCDLLRRNPVTAARMFDFRWHVFLREVIMSSSQPIGKVVDYFYRVEFQQRGSPHVHCLFWVENAPRIEVNSDEEVTKFIDRYVTCELQPQDEGLTETVSSVQ, encoded by the exons ATGCTGCTTCGCGTGCCCGCTCCCCCCCCTTTCTGCTCGAGCGAACAGAAAACTTTTCGAGAGAACGCTTTTTGCATTGcctcagacaaagacaaagacaaaggacCTACATTCGACGGAAACTGCAGTTTGCCGTTGTGTTGGACTTCATCTGCTGACATAGAG ATGCCACGAAAGAAGGGTTTCCGTATGCGACGCACACCCAGGGCTGCCCAAGCTGTTGACTGTGCAGTTGCAACAAAAGGTAGGGAAGAAGTATCTTCACTGTCACCAGTGGAGGTACCAACAGGTGGGTTACAAAAGGTGGTCAAAGGGTCATTTCATCAAGGCAATACAAGGTTTAAGTATGCAGGAACACAGTGTATGGCGATTGCCTTTTGTGCCACTGCTTTacacagtattaaaaatgtcttgttgtgggatactGCTGATCTTGACATGGCTGTTGTTGAAGGTGATCAGTTGTATGCTACTCTAAGGGAACGTCACTTAATAAGTCACCCATCCCACTTTTTGTGTGCCACAGAATTGCCCAAACAGGAGGTGATTGCTGGACACAAATTTGAGTTTTGTGTGAAGGATGATTATGCTTTAGGTGATGTCAATGTAGTTTCCAGCTATTATATTGAAAACGGGATTCATGTCACTTTGCATGATGCTTTGCACACAATGTTTGGCAAGTACAGCACATGCATTCTTACAGTTTGTCAAAGTAGTTGTGCCATCATTTGTGATGCTGGTCAGTATTGTCTGGTGGATTCGCACTCGCGTAGCTGTAATGGCATGGTGTGCAGTGATGGAACCAgtgttgttctgtgttttggtgGTCTTGATGCCCTTGCTAATCACATTAGCAATTTGGCTGCAGGGTTTGGTGGAGCAGAGAAACTTTTTGAAATAGCTGGTGTTGTTGTGACTGTTGTGGCTGACAGGAAACGTCACTTGGAGATGATGACTGGTGATGATggcaaaaagtttaaaatggctgacatttctaGTACATGTGCATCTGATGTTGAGGTCATCAGTGTTGTTACCACACAGCATGCCTTTTGTCCAATGCTTCAAAATGACTCCAAAGATGTGTGCCAACTTCTGAATATAGATTGTGAAGTCAAAACTGTGCCTGTCAATTTGCGTGTTGGACCCTTGGGAGCTCCCTGTAAAAAGGAGAGCATTGTTGCTGACGGCAACTGTTTTTTCCGTGCCATATCACAAGCGGTGAGTGgcacacagaaaaatcacagGAGAATTAGACTCCATGTGGTTAAACATATGGAAAAGCACTGTGGAGATTATGAGAAGCTTCTCAGGAGTGAGTACAGTTGTTTGACAGAGTATATTagtgtttccaaaatgaaatatgtcaatagcTGGGCAACTGAGGTGGAAATTCAGGCTGCAGCGGATAGTTTAGGAATAAATATCTTTACTTTTTACGGTGGTCGTTGGTTGAGATATAGTTCaaggtcagaatccagtcgTGGGATTTATTTGGACAACTCGAGTGGTAATCACTACGAGTGTGTGACATGTGTCAATGAGGGTCAGTTAGGAAGTTGCTTTGGCATTTGTCAGAATGGTACATCTCAGGTCAGTCAGTATGGTACCAGGTCACATCGGCATCAAGTAATTTGCGCTGATAGTGAAGTAGCAGTTGGTTTGAATGATGTTGTTGAAAcaggcaaagaaaaacatcagtcCATGGTTCCACGTGTAAGCCCGTCCAAATATCTAAAAAGGAAAAGGGCCCTGGACAACAGATGTAAATATGTCGCTGACATGAGCATAAGGGAGACAAAGAAGGTAATGACTATGAAGAATTACAGAGAACAAGCAGTCTTTAGGCAGAGAAAGAAGACGAGGAGTGTTGAAAAGTATAGAAATgatgtcattcataaaaatagagttaaaaCATCTAGCATCTATAAGTATAGGAatgacagcttgcatcgggacagggtcaagatgtgtagtgtgagtaagtatagacgtgacagcttgcatcgggacagggtcaagatgtgtagtgtgagtaagtatagaagtgacagcttgcatcgggacagggtcaagttgtgtagtgtgagtaagtatagaagtgacagcttgcatcgggacagggtcAAGATGTATAGTGCGAgtaagtatagaagtgacagcttgcatcgggcCAGGGTCGTTATGCAGGgcgtcaaaaaatataaaatggataCAAGGCACCGGGCCAGTGTCAAACTAGCCAGTATGAAGAAATATCACAGTAATTTAGAACGCAAAATGCGTGTCATTGCAGATGTGAAGGCACGAAGGCATGCTGCAAAGTTGCGAGAGgaagaatttgatgttgttgttgagaattttttagagaaagtgaagaatgggccccaatttgtctgctgtgtgtgccataggttgatgtttaaacatcaggtcctgcagtgtcacagagagcattacagcaaaagtgcaagtgcttctcttgtgaacacgtgcattaatgaggattatttgcacaaatgtagTGCAGAGTGCACGGTGCCTTGTTTGTTGTTGGAGTCTGGTAGAGGGCAGCTGTGGGTTTGCTACACTTGCCATTTCAAGATTAGCAAAGGGGAATTCCCACCTGAATGTGTGGCAAATAATTTGGGGGTGGACCCGATTCCTCCTGAGCTGGCTTGCTTAAACAGCTTAGAGCAACACttaattgcactaaatatcCCCTTCATGAAAATGCTAGCTTTGCCTAAAGGGgggcaaaatggtgtccatGGGCCTGTGACTTGTGTTCCGGCCAATGTTGTAGAAACTACAAATTTGTTGCCACGGTCCAATATGGAAGGCTCTATGCTCCGTGTCAAACTCAAAAGGAAGCTGACTTACAAAGGACACTACGAGTACCATTTTGTTGACAGCATGCACATTCGTGAAGCCTTGAGGTATCTGAAAGAGTCTAAtgtgcattatgaagatataGAGTACAACGAGGAGTGGGTCAATGACTTTTGTAGGGAACCTGATGCCTCTCAGGTGGAGGACAGTGTTCCTGCAGTAGATGTCACACCGCCTCTAGATGCAGAAGATGAGCTTCTCCATGATAGACAGCAACACTGCATGTTTCAGGACACATGTTTAATGCCAGTTGACATTGGTCAGGAAGCGCTAGATCAGTATTACgacaatatattgaatgtgGCTCCGGCAGAAGGCAATAATCCTGTGAGGTTGCTTTCTGACCATTCGAATGAAGCTAGGTGTTTCCCAGTGTTGTTTCCACGCGGCCGTTTCACGTTTCATGACACTCGACAATATAGGCTGACGGCGTCGCGATATTTCAATAATCGTATCATGCATGCTGATAAGCGGTTTGGGCAGAATGTGGAATACATATTCTATGCTCAGTACTTGTGTGAACTTGTGCAGGTGGTGTCGAGCATTTCCATTGCTTTACGCAAAGGAATTGCTGGTTTGgtggcaaaaatggccaaggatttgttgaccaacgatgagtcgttaaagacattgttggaatgtgatcagggctatcgttttctgaagcccatcagaggcactccagccttttggcagagtacgcagcgcgatattttggcttgtgtgcgtcagcttggtgttcccacgtggttttgctctttttcgTCTGCTGATTTACGGTGGCAAAACTTGGTAGACTGTGTTTTGAGGCAAGAGGGTAGAACGCAAACGGCTGCAGAGTTGGAGTGGGCTGACAGGTGTGATTTGTTGAGACGGAATCCTGTGACTGCTGCACGGATGTTTGATTTCCGGTGGCATGTCTTTCTCAGAGAGGTGATAATGTCTTCGAGCCAACCGATTGGCAAAGTTGTAGACTATTTTTACCGGGTGGAATTTCAGCAGCGTGGTTCCCCGCATGTACATTGTTTGTTCTGGGTCGAGAATGCCCCACGTATTGAAGTGAACTCAGATGAAGAAGTCACAAAGTTTATTGATAGATATGTTACTTGTGAATTGCAGCCACAGGATGAAGGATTGACAGAGACAGTGTCTTCCGTACAGTAG